In Silene latifolia isolate original U9 population chromosome X, ASM4854445v1, whole genome shotgun sequence, the following proteins share a genomic window:
- the LOC141621331 gene encoding uncharacterized protein LOC141621331 → MLTMSSTTSSKGTAAIVGVGPKLGRSIARKFAHEGYTVAILARDLERISMFAEEIAREEKAQVFAIRIDCADQKSIKEAFEGVLSLGSVDVLVYNAAYQPFPLHPSSFTEIPVNSFERSFAISTVGAFQCAQQVLPGMVERARGTILFTGCSASLSGMAGFSELCCAKFALRGLSQCLAREFQPLGVHIAHVIIDGLVGAPRVVPSMMLRLPVGEQQSGGGTDGLMDPDALAQTYWHLHLQDRSAWTQEIDLHPSTPFRFF, encoded by the exons ATGCTAACCATGAGCAGCACCACCTCCTCGAAAGGCACAGCCGCCATTGTCGGAGTAGGGCCAAAACTCGGAAGATCCATTGCTCGTAAGTTTGCCCATGAAGGCTACACTGTTGCCATCCTGGCAAGGGATTTAG AAAGGATATCAATGTTTGCAGAAGAGATTGCTAGGGAAGAAAAAGCCCAAGTCTTTGCAATAAGAATTGATTGTGCGGATCAGAAGAGTATCAAAGAAGCTTTTGAAGGGGTGCTCTCACTTGGGTCTGTAGATGTTTTGGTTTACAATGCGGCGTATCAACCCTTTCCTTTGCATCCATCTAGTTTCACTGAAATTCCCGTCAATTCCTTTGAGAGATCGTTTGCCATTTCTACTGTTGGAGCTTTCCAATGTGCCCAGCAG GTTCTTCCGGGCATGGTGGAGAGAGCGAGAGGGACCATACTCTTCACAGGATGCTCAGCTTCTCTAAGTGGCATGGCCGGCTTCTCTGAACTAT GTTGTGCGAAATTTGCATTAAGGGGACTATCACAGTGTTTGGCGAGAGAGTTTCAACCACTCGGAGTACATATTGCTCATGTGATAATTGATGGTCTGGTTGGAGCACCCAG GGTCGTCCCGAGCATGATGCTGAGACTGCCTGTGGGAGAGCAACAAAGTGGAGGAGGAACAGACGGTTTAATGGATCCGGATGCACTAGCTCAGACCTACTGGCACTTGCATCTCCAAGACCGCTCAGCTTGGACGCAAGAGATTGACCTTCATCCTTCGACTCCTTTTAGGTTTTTCTAG